A portion of the Sphaerochaeta pleomorpha str. Grapes genome contains these proteins:
- a CDS encoding HAD family hydrolase, with the protein MKTGKALIFDFNGTLFWDTSYNREAWGAIAKKYRNKPFTDEEMHLLNGRTNYQTVAYLLGYSCDQKTADSIAREKEALYIQICEDHHPLHLAPGAESLLKKAKLLGIPMAIATSAGKENMDHYKQWFSLGRYFDEHLIITDDGKRRGKPEPDIYLEACKALGYSPSSCIVFEDTKSGIQSAINAGITEIYAIASNGADIETIKAMEHVHGLLSDFNQFNL; encoded by the coding sequence TTGAAGACCGGTAAAGCACTGATTTTCGATTTCAATGGCACGCTCTTCTGGGATACTTCCTATAACAGGGAAGCCTGGGGGGCGATTGCCAAAAAATATCGGAACAAACCATTTACTGACGAGGAAATGCACCTGCTCAACGGAAGGACAAACTACCAGACGGTAGCATACCTTCTAGGTTATAGTTGTGACCAAAAGACTGCCGATTCGATAGCCAGGGAAAAGGAAGCTCTGTACATACAGATATGCGAGGACCATCACCCCCTACACCTTGCGCCCGGAGCGGAATCCTTGCTGAAAAAAGCCAAACTGCTTGGCATCCCTATGGCTATTGCAACTAGTGCAGGAAAGGAAAACATGGACCACTACAAACAGTGGTTCTCCCTTGGCAGGTACTTTGACGAGCATCTCATTATTACCGATGACGGGAAACGCAGGGGGAAACCGGAACCTGACATCTACCTCGAGGCCTGCAAGGCACTTGGTTACTCCCCGTCTTCCTGTATCGTGTTTGAGGATACGAAAAGCGGTATCCAAAGCGCAATCAATGCGGGAATAACGGAAATCTACGCGATTGCAAGCAACGGGGCAGACATTGAGACAATAAAGGCCATGGAACATGTCCATGGCCTTCTCAGCGATTTCAATCAATTCAACCTATAG
- a CDS encoding nucleoside deaminase, whose product MKTKELLMKAVETAMQTMEQNIGGPFGAALVDGEGKVYLASNSVLGGHDPTAHAEINVIRKACQDKQTHDLTGCVVYTTCYPCPMCLSACIWANIKEVYYGCTPKDAAAIGFRDDFIYSFINGGCTDASVLPIHAAEREICLPLFEAYAKMDKEIY is encoded by the coding sequence ATGAAAACGAAAGAATTATTGATGAAAGCCGTAGAAACGGCAATGCAAACCATGGAACAGAATATCGGAGGACCCTTCGGGGCAGCGTTGGTAGACGGTGAAGGAAAAGTATACCTTGCATCCAACAGCGTCCTAGGCGGGCATGACCCCACTGCCCATGCGGAGATCAATGTCATCCGCAAAGCCTGCCAGGACAAACAAACCCATGACCTGACAGGATGTGTCGTCTACACGACCTGTTACCCTTGCCCCATGTGCCTTTCTGCATGCATCTGGGCAAATATCAAGGAAGTCTATTATGGCTGTACCCCCAAGGATGCCGCAGCTATAGGATTCAGGGACGATTTTATCTATTCCTTCATCAATGGAGGTTGCACCGATGCCTCGGTACTGCCAATACATGCAGCAGAACGAGAGATATGCCTGCCCCTTTTCGAGGCATATGCTAAAATGGACAAAGAAATCTATTGA
- a CDS encoding beta-N-acetylhexosaminidase, with protein sequence MKKTLSIIPRPNGSVSLTNGTFLLPDKLDILIPSMQYFFAATQLATLLRSSFGTVCSVGTGKKNAAIQFIVSDDAQTTDSYHLRVFPGGCSITCKTPGGAFYAIQTLRQLADCPSHSFPCCEIDDYPAFFWRGFMLDATRSFCPVPELLRLMDLLSRLKLNVFHWHLSDDQGWRIAIGAYPLLTSSDAPFYTKKQIKQVVAYASQRNITIVPEIDMPGHFMAALVGYPQFSCTGGPFSVPKGGGIFSELLCMGNDEALVFARTVIAEICDLFPGPYIHLGGDEIPLTRWKTCPKCQKRIKELQLQQEEGLLSWFTNQMAVSAREKGKRVIVWNDSVQESYDPSIACQIWSPLDFGRQGVLAGRICIMSDYFHTYLDLPHSMVTVHDAYQYGHSIQNLAGKKYTVPGSEFLLWTEKVYTRKQRDKHMFPRLVAGSEALWTESGLLDWKQFRKNLKGGSKKLFPSGVSMASRLFWNPPVWYSGLRKKIQRMRVRHHSRKSGIVQ encoded by the coding sequence ATGAAAAAAACTCTTTCGATCATTCCCCGACCCAATGGCTCTGTTTCTCTGACCAACGGTACTTTTTTGTTACCGGACAAACTGGATATTCTCATTCCGTCAATGCAGTATTTTTTTGCCGCCACGCAACTGGCTACATTGCTTCGCTCTTCGTTTGGTACCGTTTGCTCGGTAGGGACTGGGAAAAAAAACGCGGCAATCCAGTTTATTGTCTCAGATGATGCCCAAACCACTGATTCCTATCACCTTAGGGTTTTTCCAGGTGGGTGCTCGATTACCTGTAAGACACCTGGGGGTGCCTTTTATGCAATCCAGACCTTGCGTCAACTTGCAGATTGTCCATCGCATTCTTTCCCCTGCTGTGAGATCGATGATTACCCTGCCTTTTTCTGGAGAGGCTTTATGCTCGATGCAACCAGGAGTTTTTGCCCGGTCCCGGAGCTGTTGCGTCTGATGGATTTGCTTTCCCGTTTGAAGTTGAACGTGTTCCATTGGCACCTCAGCGATGACCAGGGATGGCGTATTGCTATAGGTGCCTATCCGCTTCTGACAAGTAGTGATGCTCCTTTCTATACGAAAAAACAGATTAAACAGGTAGTGGCATATGCTTCCCAAAGGAATATTACCATTGTTCCGGAGATTGATATGCCTGGCCATTTCATGGCTGCCTTGGTTGGGTATCCCCAGTTCAGCTGCACGGGCGGTCCTTTCTCAGTACCTAAGGGAGGCGGAATTTTTTCGGAATTGCTGTGTATGGGTAATGACGAGGCACTTGTCTTTGCCCGCACGGTAATCGCTGAAATATGTGATTTGTTTCCTGGGCCGTATATCCACCTAGGGGGAGATGAAATTCCCCTTACCCGGTGGAAAACCTGTCCCAAGTGCCAGAAAAGAATCAAAGAACTGCAATTGCAGCAAGAAGAGGGCTTGTTATCCTGGTTTACCAACCAGATGGCGGTATCTGCCCGGGAAAAAGGCAAACGGGTGATTGTGTGGAATGATTCCGTGCAGGAATCCTATGATCCGTCAATAGCCTGCCAGATCTGGTCTCCGCTCGATTTTGGCCGTCAGGGGGTCCTTGCAGGTCGTATATGTATCATGTCGGATTATTTCCATACCTATTTGGATCTGCCCCATTCCATGGTAACTGTCCATGATGCCTACCAATATGGGCATTCGATCCAAAATCTAGCCGGGAAAAAATATACGGTTCCAGGGTCGGAATTCCTGCTCTGGACTGAAAAAGTCTATACCCGGAAACAACGGGACAAACATATGTTCCCCCGTTTGGTTGCTGGTTCAGAGGCCCTGTGGACGGAAAGCGGATTGCTTGACTGGAAGCAGTTCAGAAAAAACCTCAAAGGAGGTTCGAAAAAGCTCTTTCCTTCTGGTGTCTCAATGGCAAGCCGCCTTTTCTGGAATCCCCCTGTCTGGTATTCTGGGCTCAGAAAAAAAATCCAGCGGATGCGGGTAAGGCATCACAGCCGGAAATCAGGGATTGTTCAATAG
- a CDS encoding carbohydrate ABC transporter permease, giving the protein MTFKQQKMASYWVLVAPGLILFAAIIVFPVLFSFSLSFTKWNGYGIPAFSGLENYRTIFVDPVFLHGLRNNLLIVVISVFGQIPLGFLLAFMLHRKMVKGTQFFQTMIFLPITISPVVVALLWNQIFSSSGLLTALVRNITGNTQYVMKIFENRSLAIVPILFVLLWMYTGTYMIIYLANLQKISPSILEAAQIDGASEGQMFSRIILPSMVGAIATTAIFAISGSLKAFDLIFAMTGGGPAHFTEVIALYMYTNTFKYYKYGFGSAVSIIIVLLSVGLILVLQAVSNRIEQKYE; this is encoded by the coding sequence ATGACGTTCAAACAACAAAAAATGGCAAGCTATTGGGTTCTGGTAGCGCCAGGATTAATCCTTTTTGCTGCAATTATCGTGTTTCCTGTCCTGTTCAGTTTTTCTTTGAGCTTTACTAAGTGGAATGGCTACGGAATCCCGGCATTTTCTGGCCTGGAGAACTACCGGACCATTTTTGTTGACCCTGTTTTTCTCCATGGTCTCAGAAACAATCTGCTCATTGTTGTAATTTCAGTATTCGGCCAGATTCCTTTAGGTTTTCTGCTGGCTTTTATGTTGCATCGGAAAATGGTGAAGGGAACTCAGTTTTTTCAAACCATGATATTCCTTCCCATAACGATATCGCCTGTCGTTGTTGCACTGCTCTGGAACCAGATTTTCTCTTCTTCCGGTTTGCTGACAGCTCTCGTTCGGAATATTACAGGCAACACCCAGTACGTGATGAAAATTTTTGAGAACAGGAGCCTTGCCATAGTTCCCATCCTGTTCGTTTTGCTTTGGATGTATACCGGAACCTATATGATCATCTACCTTGCAAACCTCCAGAAAATTTCACCCTCTATTTTGGAAGCGGCGCAGATCGATGGGGCTTCGGAAGGCCAGATGTTCTCCAGGATTATTCTTCCCAGCATGGTGGGGGCCATCGCGACTACCGCAATCTTTGCGATTTCAGGCAGCTTGAAAGCCTTTGACCTGATTTTTGCAATGACAGGTGGTGGACCAGCCCATTTCACCGAGGTCATAGCTCTCTATATGTATACCAATACGTTCAAATATTACAAATATGGGTTTGGGAGTGCTGTCTCCATTATCATCGTATTGCTCAGCGTTGGTTTGATCTTGGTTTTGCAGGCGGTGAGCAACCGCATAGAGCAAAAATACGAATAA
- a CDS encoding NAD(P)-dependent oxidoreductase — protein sequence MTGRHRKPNLCPRKLQPRHRANGSRKKGYTFFDGNAPKDVGETSDDRDDWQGLSGLLDFGNLAPKILNGNFQPSLAVDHFARDSGIALEESENRGLCLPTLALAL from the coding sequence ATGACAGGACGCCATCGAAAACCGAACCTTTGCCCAAGAAAGTTGCAGCCTAGGCATCGAGCCAACGGAAGCAGAAAAAAAGGATATACTTTTTTCGATGGGAACGCACCCAAAGATGTCGGAGAGACCTCGGATGATCGAGACGATTGGCAAGGGCTCAGCGGATTGCTGGACTTTGGCAATCTCGCTCCAAAGATATTGAATGGTAATTTTCAACCAAGCCTCGCTGTCGACCATTTTGCCAGAGACAGTGGAATAGCTCTGGAAGAATCAGAAAACAGGGGATTATGCCTCCCTACCCTTGCATTGGCCTTGTAG
- a CDS encoding 4Fe-4S binding protein: protein MNIACICFSPTGHSKTCALAVAQSMKKGFDLFDVTLVKDRKDFLVFKETLLIIAFPVYAGRVPALFASYLVSHLTCQNCSALAIATYGNRDYDDALVEIEDILAGKDVPLLGAATIVTQHSFTDKVGFKRPDIEDFHVLDKLAALAPNLSEKVLLKGNRPYRTGIVCPDPPYMSVANDCCIHCNRCLAVCPTDALKTKDPALCIHCCACVKSCSRQARTFVDERFLGTVQRLETNCQNRRESELFTN, encoded by the coding sequence TTGAACATTGCATGTATCTGTTTCAGTCCTACTGGCCATAGTAAAACCTGTGCCCTTGCTGTGGCACAATCAATGAAAAAAGGCTTTGACCTATTTGATGTCACCCTTGTAAAAGACCGGAAGGATTTTCTCGTTTTCAAAGAAACGCTCTTGATAATTGCCTTTCCCGTATATGCAGGAAGGGTACCTGCTCTGTTTGCATCCTACCTTGTAAGCCATCTTACGTGCCAGAACTGTTCGGCTTTGGCTATTGCAACCTACGGTAACCGTGATTATGATGATGCACTTGTTGAAATCGAGGATATTCTCGCAGGCAAGGACGTTCCCCTGCTAGGGGCAGCAACAATCGTTACCCAACATAGCTTCACTGATAAAGTCGGCTTCAAGCGACCTGATATCGAGGATTTCCACGTGCTCGACAAGCTTGCTGCCTTGGCTCCCAATCTAAGTGAAAAAGTCCTTCTAAAGGGAAACAGACCCTATCGCACGGGAATCGTTTGTCCAGACCCTCCTTATATGAGCGTAGCCAATGATTGCTGTATCCATTGTAACCGTTGCCTGGCTGTATGTCCCACCGATGCTTTGAAAACCAAGGATCCTGCTCTTTGCATCCATTGTTGTGCGTGTGTGAAGAGCTGTTCGCGTCAGGCAAGAACGTTTGTCGATGAACGGTTTTTAGGTACCGTGCAGCGTTTGGAAACAAATTGTCAAAATCGAAGGGAAAGTGAGTTGTTTACAAATTGA
- a CDS encoding carbohydrate ABC transporter permease — MKKHRPFWKGIAYLIMIVFTLLTVVPLVWMLLNSFKPHALIVRNPLLPPMFLYLQNYVLSWVQGHLGVYFYNSLLYSLIATLFTVVFAMGSGYAFSKFRYGFNKVLMMFYTLGLLITVHSVIVPLFIMETRMGIANTRLGVILPYIAFGLPFQIFLSTTYIRGIPDAMQESAIIEGASFLQVFFKIIIPVSTPIISTMFIYTFLGNWNEFILVQTLTSDIAIRSLPVGINSFAGGMSRDYGLQFSALAIGTVPMVVFYLIFRDKIAQGFAAGSTKE, encoded by the coding sequence ATGAAGAAACATAGGCCGTTCTGGAAAGGTATTGCCTACCTTATCATGATAGTTTTTACATTGTTGACTGTCGTCCCCCTTGTCTGGATGTTACTTAATTCCTTCAAACCCCATGCCCTGATTGTGCGAAACCCCCTGTTGCCCCCAATGTTTCTGTACCTGCAGAACTATGTGTTGTCCTGGGTCCAGGGACATCTGGGTGTCTACTTCTACAACAGCCTTCTCTATTCCTTGATAGCTACGCTTTTTACCGTAGTGTTTGCAATGGGCAGTGGGTACGCCTTCTCGAAATTCAGATATGGTTTCAACAAGGTGCTCATGATGTTCTATACGCTTGGGTTGCTGATTACCGTCCATTCTGTCATCGTGCCATTGTTTATCATGGAGACCAGGATGGGGATAGCCAATACGCGGCTTGGGGTAATCCTCCCGTATATCGCCTTCGGTCTCCCTTTTCAGATTTTTTTGTCAACGACCTATATCAGGGGTATTCCCGATGCAATGCAGGAGTCGGCGATCATCGAAGGTGCGTCGTTCCTCCAGGTCTTCTTTAAGATAATCATTCCCGTTTCGACGCCAATTATATCGACAATGTTCATCTATACCTTTTTGGGTAACTGGAATGAATTCATCCTGGTGCAGACGCTTACCAGTGATATTGCGATACGGTCGTTACCGGTAGGAATAAACAGTTTTGCAGGGGGGATGTCCCGTGATTACGGGCTCCAATTCTCTGCCCTCGCAATAGGCACTGTCCCCATGGTGGTCTTCTACCTGATTTTCAGGGACAAAATCGCACAGGGCTTTGCTGCCGGATCTACAAAGGAATAA
- a CDS encoding citrate synthase — MNIHKEAAKLVLEGKEVNLPVITDNMGGKSLDITKLRKDTGYITYDPGFVNTGSCMSSICYVDGENGILRYRGYDIEDLVETCDFVEVAYLLIKGELPDLPQRHTYAELLNKHSLLHVDMRNFFRDYPQEAHPMSILSAMVASLSAFYPELEDVDPEENVDLTVTRLLSKMRTIAAFSYRQMNGLDFVEPTYKYSYCENFLNMMFKTPVNAYVPDPVHVKALNELLILHADHEQNCSTSAVRLVGSSEANLYASVAAGCCALWGSKHGGANQAVLEMLTKIYNDGMSIEEVVSKAKDKDDPFRLSGFGHRVYKTYDPRAKIAKKICTEVLGVESQNDPLLQIALELEKVALSDPYFIERNLYPNVDFYTGIIFHSMGIPESMFTVLFALGRLPGWISHWLEWRHDPYQKIGRPRQVYSGPQVRKVVPLEDR, encoded by the coding sequence GTGAACATTCACAAAGAAGCTGCAAAACTTGTCCTAGAGGGCAAGGAAGTAAACCTTCCCGTAATTACTGACAATATGGGGGGCAAATCACTCGACATAACGAAACTACGCAAAGATACCGGTTACATAACCTATGACCCTGGTTTTGTAAACACAGGATCCTGCATGAGCTCCATATGTTATGTTGACGGAGAAAACGGAATCCTCCGTTACCGTGGATATGATATCGAGGACCTTGTAGAAACCTGTGACTTCGTTGAAGTCGCCTATCTCTTGATCAAAGGCGAATTGCCTGACCTGCCACAGCGGCATACCTATGCAGAGTTGCTAAACAAGCATTCACTCCTGCATGTCGATATGAGGAATTTCTTCCGTGACTACCCACAGGAAGCCCATCCCATGTCAATCCTTTCGGCAATGGTTGCTTCCCTTTCCGCCTTCTATCCGGAATTGGAAGACGTCGATCCAGAAGAGAATGTTGACTTGACCGTCACGCGTCTGCTTTCCAAAATGAGAACCATTGCAGCTTTCAGCTATCGACAGATGAACGGGCTCGATTTTGTGGAACCCACCTACAAATACTCCTATTGTGAAAACTTCTTGAACATGATGTTCAAGACCCCTGTCAACGCCTATGTACCAGATCCAGTGCATGTAAAGGCTCTCAACGAACTGTTGATCCTCCATGCCGACCATGAACAGAACTGTTCGACAAGTGCTGTCCGTCTGGTAGGAAGCAGTGAAGCCAACCTCTATGCCTCTGTTGCTGCAGGGTGCTGTGCACTGTGGGGAAGCAAACACGGGGGAGCAAACCAGGCCGTTCTGGAAATGCTGACAAAGATTTATAACGATGGCATGAGCATCGAGGAAGTAGTCAGCAAAGCCAAGGACAAGGATGATCCCTTCAGGCTCTCAGGATTCGGTCACCGGGTATACAAGACCTATGATCCAAGGGCGAAGATAGCGAAGAAAATCTGCACTGAGGTACTGGGTGTCGAAAGCCAGAATGATCCATTGCTCCAGATTGCCCTCGAGCTTGAAAAAGTTGCCCTCAGCGATCCTTATTTCATCGAAAGGAATCTCTACCCGAACGTAGACTTCTATACCGGTATAATTTTCCACTCGATGGGTATTCCCGAATCGATGTTTACGGTTCTGTTTGCACTCGGACGACTTCCCGGCTGGATTTCCCACTGGTTGGAATGGAGACATGACCCGTATCAGAAAATCGGTCGCCCACGTCAAGTCTATTCAGGCCCACAGGTCAGGAAGGTTGTTCCGCTTGAAGACCGGTAA
- a CDS encoding ROK family transcriptional regulator, protein MSLPRRTRIINSSRVIRQLWIEEELSRAELAKRLGLNKSSMSSIVNDLIEQQVLLECDEKQVGPKGGRKATGLQLNKDHFFVLGIEIRSDSYTALAVDLEGAILFSETLPKGFVAKSFCEDITALLDGLVGRLKWLERPLLGVGIGFSGIVDGDSQTITRSVSLDFTQPFDFAKQLASRFDFPVILENDANCGAWGEVVFQRKRRLKNFLFVLIEFWKCYSDIDGSAQPTVGIGFGFDGKIYRGNHSMAGEFKSVFNRESQDKHQIVLKKGTSPNYQLADDLDALQDYIREVCGNIAFLVNTLDIGNVFIGGDIEKFRSFMPEMLKLALMQNSLDGDDNGCQIQFSSLGYQAVSFGAAALVLDKVLMNLEPLEDAALSPHFPLFFVNT, encoded by the coding sequence ATGTCCCTTCCCAGAAGAACAAGGATTATAAATTCCTCCCGGGTTATCAGACAGCTTTGGATCGAGGAAGAGCTTAGCAGGGCAGAGCTGGCAAAACGGCTTGGCTTGAATAAGTCGTCGATGTCAAGCATTGTCAATGACCTGATAGAACAGCAGGTCCTGCTCGAATGCGATGAAAAGCAGGTAGGCCCGAAAGGCGGCCGGAAAGCTACTGGCTTGCAACTGAATAAAGACCATTTCTTTGTATTGGGCATTGAAATCCGTTCAGATTCCTATACTGCCCTTGCTGTTGATCTTGAAGGGGCTATCCTCTTTTCGGAGACCCTTCCAAAAGGATTTGTTGCAAAATCCTTCTGTGAGGATATTACTGCCTTGCTTGATGGGTTGGTAGGTAGGCTCAAATGGCTTGAACGCCCTCTTTTGGGTGTCGGGATCGGGTTTTCGGGCATTGTCGATGGTGACAGCCAGACAATCACGCGTTCTGTATCCTTGGATTTTACCCAACCGTTTGATTTTGCAAAACAACTGGCTTCCCGGTTTGATTTTCCTGTCATCTTGGAAAACGATGCCAATTGCGGCGCCTGGGGAGAAGTTGTTTTCCAGAGAAAACGGCGATTGAAAAATTTCTTGTTCGTACTGATTGAATTCTGGAAATGTTATTCCGACATAGATGGCTCAGCGCAACCGACAGTTGGTATTGGCTTTGGATTCGATGGGAAAATCTACCGGGGAAACCACTCGATGGCGGGAGAATTCAAAAGTGTTTTCAACCGTGAATCCCAGGATAAACACCAGATAGTTCTGAAAAAAGGGACAAGTCCCAATTATCAGCTCGCCGATGACCTTGATGCACTACAGGATTATATAAGGGAAGTATGCGGTAACATCGCTTTTCTTGTTAACACACTCGATATTGGGAATGTTTTTATCGGTGGGGATATAGAAAAATTCCGTTCCTTTATGCCGGAAATGTTGAAGCTGGCACTCATGCAGAACTCTCTGGATGGGGACGACAATGGCTGTCAGATTCAATTTTCTTCGCTCGGGTACCAGGCGGTCTCCTTTGGTGCGGCAGCCTTGGTTCTGGATAAAGTCTTGATGAACCTGGAACCTCTCGAGGATGCTGCACTTTCTCCCCATTTTCCGCTTTTTTTTGTAAATACGTGA
- a CDS encoding ArsR/SmtB family transcription factor, translating into MQELLIPLEEEIVDIAEFFKVFGDPTRLKILFLLEKGELGVNTISESLGMQQSTISQQLKLLRARRLVRFRKEGRNVVYRLNDEHIHSILALGMEHYEELF; encoded by the coding sequence ATGCAAGAGTTATTAATTCCTTTAGAGGAAGAAATTGTCGATATTGCAGAGTTTTTCAAGGTTTTCGGGGATCCTACCCGTCTAAAGATATTGTTTCTCCTTGAAAAAGGCGAGCTGGGGGTAAATACCATATCAGAGTCCCTGGGGATGCAACAGAGTACCATCAGCCAGCAACTGAAATTGTTGAGGGCAAGACGTTTGGTCCGATTCCGAAAAGAGGGGCGTAACGTAGTCTATCGACTCAATGATGAACATATCCATAGCATTTTGGCATTGGGTATGGAACACTACGAGGAATTGTTTTGA
- a CDS encoding ABC transporter substrate-binding protein produces the protein MKSKHMLLTLFVSLLLFPPLLFSAGTKEMTPNKTDANGVTTLSVYHYLDQTDKTTAPNFAFLVKQFESENPDIKLQFEYGFGESFHDKLQTLAVSGQLPDIILLYPGKRTSQVTNAGLVKDLRPWLKGHEAEFADMAMQGQGNNGEIWELPEDISICSIMYTNTRLLKELNLTMPKTLDELIAQGPAIRAAGLIPISIANKDAWPMQSCVAGMLVERTCGLPWFDSAIAGTGAKFDDPQFVAAMDIIKQLSDKQMLSPGTNQLAYGQGLDDFVNERAVYFIDGGWTVNSLVGELTDEQKTYMTLESFPDVPNQIGKSQSTSATAGQGFGMNAKLTDKQAEAAWKWIWFYSGPEGSAIRQRFGRLPAYKLAEPSDADPMVKKLIAYAGKVPMGYVMDSVLGAEPIGTFNVNLQNMMFGTMTPLQVGQSLETMVDKIDRGNK, from the coding sequence ATGAAATCGAAACACATGCTCTTGACGCTATTCGTGTCTCTCCTTCTGTTCCCCCCATTGCTTTTTTCGGCAGGGACAAAGGAAATGACTCCGAACAAGACCGATGCCAATGGGGTGACAACCCTCTCTGTCTACCATTATCTTGATCAGACGGATAAAACTACGGCCCCGAACTTTGCCTTTTTGGTAAAACAGTTTGAAAGCGAAAATCCCGACATCAAATTGCAATTTGAATATGGCTTCGGCGAGTCTTTCCATGACAAGCTGCAGACTCTTGCCGTATCCGGCCAGTTACCTGATATTATTCTGCTTTACCCAGGTAAACGAACCTCCCAGGTAACCAATGCCGGTTTGGTCAAGGACCTTCGGCCGTGGCTGAAAGGACATGAGGCAGAGTTTGCGGATATGGCAATGCAGGGGCAGGGGAATAATGGTGAAATCTGGGAGCTGCCTGAGGATATCAGCATTTGCTCGATTATGTATACCAATACCCGTTTGCTCAAGGAACTAAACCTGACGATGCCCAAAACCCTTGACGAATTGATCGCCCAGGGGCCTGCCATCAGAGCCGCTGGCTTGATACCTATCTCCATTGCCAATAAGGATGCTTGGCCGATGCAGTCCTGCGTTGCAGGAATGCTCGTTGAAAGAACCTGTGGCCTTCCTTGGTTCGACAGTGCCATTGCAGGTACCGGTGCAAAATTCGATGACCCGCAGTTCGTTGCAGCCATGGATATCATCAAGCAACTGTCTGATAAGCAGATGCTTTCGCCTGGTACGAACCAATTGGCCTATGGCCAGGGTCTCGATGATTTTGTAAACGAAAGAGCTGTTTACTTCATTGATGGCGGTTGGACCGTAAATAGCCTTGTTGGAGAACTTACCGACGAGCAGAAGACTTACATGACGCTGGAGTCTTTCCCCGATGTTCCCAACCAGATAGGCAAGAGCCAGTCTACCTCTGCCACTGCAGGGCAAGGGTTTGGTATGAATGCAAAGCTTACCGACAAACAGGCAGAGGCTGCCTGGAAATGGATCTGGTTCTATTCGGGTCCTGAAGGTTCTGCCATCAGGCAGAGATTCGGAAGATTGCCCGCATATAAACTGGCAGAGCCTTCCGATGCAGATCCTATGGTAAAGAAACTGATTGCCTATGCAGGGAAAGTGCCCATGGGCTACGTCATGGACTCTGTCCTTGGTGCAGAGCCGATCGGAACCTTCAATGTCAATTTGCAGAACATGATGTTTGGAACCATGACTCCCTTGCAGGTTGGTCAAAGCCTGGAAACGATGGTTGATAAAATCGACCGTGGAAACAAATAA